One Sanguibacter keddieii DSM 10542 genomic window carries:
- the leuD gene encoding 3-isopropylmalate dehydratase small subunit yields MEKFATHTGVGVPLRRSNVDTDQIIPAVYLKRVTRTGFEDALFAAWRGDESFVLNQPAYTSGSVLVAGPDFGTGSSREHAVWALKDYGFKAVLSARFADIFRGNSGKQGLLAAQLAQEDIELLWKVLETKPGTEVTVNLVDRTASADDVVVPFQVDDYTRWRLMEGLDDIGLTLQHEAEITEFEESRAAWRPKTLPAKHLPPVEIEAARPVS; encoded by the coding sequence ATGGAGAAGTTCGCAACGCACACCGGTGTGGGCGTCCCGCTGCGCCGCAGCAACGTCGACACCGACCAGATCATCCCCGCCGTCTACCTCAAGCGCGTGACCCGCACGGGCTTCGAGGACGCGCTCTTCGCCGCCTGGCGCGGCGACGAGTCCTTCGTGCTCAACCAGCCCGCGTACACGAGCGGGTCCGTGCTCGTGGCCGGGCCGGACTTCGGCACCGGGTCCTCCCGCGAGCACGCGGTGTGGGCGCTCAAGGACTACGGCTTCAAGGCGGTCCTCTCCGCCCGCTTCGCCGACATCTTCCGCGGCAACTCCGGCAAGCAGGGCCTGCTCGCCGCCCAGCTCGCCCAGGAGGACATCGAGCTGCTGTGGAAGGTCCTCGAGACCAAGCCGGGCACCGAGGTCACCGTGAACCTCGTCGACCGCACGGCCTCCGCGGACGACGTCGTCGTGCCCTTCCAGGTGGACGACTACACCCGCTGGCGCCTCATGGAGGGCCTCGACGACATCGGCCTGACCCTCCAGCACGAGGCCGAGATCACCGAGTTCGAGGAGTCGCGCGCCGCGTGGCGCCCGAAGACGCTCCCGGCCAAGCACCTCCCGCCCGTCGAGATCGAGGCGGCGCGCCCCGTCTCCTGA
- the leuC gene encoding 3-isopropylmalate dehydratase large subunit, with product MAGTLAEKVWDAHLVRRGSDGAPDLLYIDLHLVHEVTSPQAFEGLRLAGRPVRRPDLTIATEDHNTPTLNIDLPIADLTSRTQIDTLRNNAKEFGVRIHSLGDADQGIVHVVGPQLGLTMPGLTVVCGDSHTSTHGAFGALAFGIGTSEVEHVLATQTLPLAPFKTMAITVDGALPEGSTAKDIILAVIAKIGTGGGQGYVLEYRGEAIRSLSMEGRMTICNMSIEAGARAGMIAPDETTFEYLKGRPHAPEGADWDAAVEYWKTLRTDDDATFDTEVVLEAADLEPFVTWGTNPGQGLPLSANVPVPSEIADENERVTAERAIEYMGLNPGTPLRDIAIDTVFIGSCTNGRIEDLRAVAEIVEGKKKADTLRVLVVPGSARVRLQAEAEGLDKVFLDFGAEWRNAGCSMCLGMNPDQLAPGERSASTSNRNFEGRQGKGGRTHLVSPLVAAATAIRGTLSSPSDLAQDAAGADALQPA from the coding sequence ATGGCCGGCACGCTGGCGGAGAAGGTTTGGGACGCCCATCTGGTGCGTCGAGGAAGCGACGGAGCGCCTGACCTCCTCTACATCGACCTGCACCTCGTGCACGAGGTCACGAGCCCGCAGGCCTTCGAGGGCCTGCGCCTGGCGGGGCGTCCCGTCCGCCGCCCGGACCTCACGATCGCGACCGAGGACCACAACACGCCGACGCTCAACATCGACCTGCCGATCGCGGACCTCACCAGCCGCACGCAGATCGACACCCTCCGCAACAACGCGAAGGAGTTCGGCGTCCGCATCCACTCGCTCGGCGACGCCGACCAGGGGATCGTCCACGTGGTCGGGCCGCAGCTCGGCCTCACCATGCCCGGCCTCACCGTCGTCTGCGGGGACTCGCACACCTCGACGCACGGTGCCTTCGGAGCGCTCGCCTTCGGCATCGGGACCAGCGAGGTCGAGCACGTCCTCGCCACGCAGACCCTCCCGCTCGCCCCCTTCAAGACGATGGCGATCACCGTCGACGGCGCCCTCCCCGAGGGCAGCACGGCGAAGGACATCATCCTCGCGGTCATCGCCAAGATCGGGACCGGCGGCGGTCAGGGCTACGTGCTCGAGTACCGCGGCGAGGCCATCCGGTCGCTCTCCATGGAGGGCCGCATGACCATCTGCAACATGTCGATCGAGGCCGGCGCCCGCGCCGGCATGATCGCCCCCGACGAGACCACCTTCGAGTACCTCAAGGGCCGCCCCCACGCCCCCGAGGGAGCCGACTGGGACGCCGCCGTCGAGTACTGGAAGACCCTGCGCACGGACGACGACGCGACCTTCGACACCGAGGTGGTCCTCGAGGCCGCCGACCTCGAGCCCTTCGTCACCTGGGGCACCAACCCCGGCCAGGGCCTCCCGCTCTCGGCCAACGTCCCGGTCCCCTCGGAGATCGCCGACGAGAACGAGCGCGTCACCGCCGAGCGCGCGATCGAGTACATGGGCCTCAACCCGGGGACCCCGCTGCGCGACATCGCGATCGACACGGTCTTCATCGGCTCCTGCACCAACGGCCGCATCGAGGACCTCCGAGCCGTCGCCGAGATCGTCGAGGGCAAGAAGAAGGCGGACACCCTCCGCGTCCTCGTCGTCCCCGGCTCGGCGCGCGTGCGCCTGCAGGCCGAGGCCGAAGGGCTCGACAAGGTGTTCCTCGACTTCGGTGCCGAGTGGCGCAACGCCGGCTGCTCGATGTGCCTGGGCATGAACCCGGACCAGCTGGCCCCGGGCGAGCGCTCCGCGTCGACGTCCAACCGCAACTTCGAGGGTCGGCAGGGCAAGGGCGGGCGCACGCACCTCGTGTCGCCGCTCGTCGCCGCAGCCACCGCGATCCGCGGGACGCTGTCCTCGCCGTCCGACCTCGCCCAGGACGCGGCCGGCGCCGACGCCCTGCAGCCCGCCTGA
- a CDS encoding lysophospholipid acyltransferase family protein: protein MTSESASTGTGKSFTYRLAAGILKPLLAVVGTKDWQGTEHLPTSGGYIAAANHMTNLDPLTFAHFVYDSSRPPRILAKASLWKIPVLKGILDRTGMIPVHRGTSGAASSLADAVRQLEAGECVAVFPEGTLTRDPDLWPMVGKTGAARLALSSGVPVIPVAQWGPQLILPQYSKRLHPFPRKKVSIHAGPPVDLSDLRGRPQDSAVLTEATERIMAAITALLEEIRGEKAPAVRYDMRKAARAQKVGPTADAAPAADPTDELVPDVAPGTATPDTTTEEDAR from the coding sequence GTGACATCAGAGAGCGCGTCCACAGGCACGGGGAAGTCCTTCACCTACCGGCTGGCAGCAGGCATCCTCAAGCCGCTCCTGGCCGTCGTCGGCACTAAGGACTGGCAGGGCACCGAGCACCTCCCCACGAGCGGTGGGTACATCGCCGCGGCGAACCACATGACCAACCTCGACCCGCTGACCTTCGCGCACTTCGTGTACGACTCCTCGCGGCCGCCCCGCATCCTCGCCAAGGCGTCGCTGTGGAAGATCCCGGTCCTCAAGGGGATCCTCGACCGCACCGGCATGATCCCCGTGCACCGCGGCACGTCGGGAGCCGCCTCGTCGCTCGCCGACGCGGTCCGCCAGCTCGAGGCCGGGGAGTGCGTCGCGGTGTTCCCCGAGGGCACCCTCACGCGTGACCCCGACCTGTGGCCGATGGTCGGCAAGACCGGCGCGGCACGTCTCGCCCTGAGCAGCGGGGTGCCCGTGATACCGGTCGCGCAGTGGGGGCCGCAGCTGATCCTCCCGCAGTACTCCAAGCGTCTGCACCCCTTCCCCCGCAAGAAGGTCTCGATCCACGCCGGCCCGCCCGTCGACCTCTCGGACCTCCGGGGGCGTCCGCAGGACTCCGCGGTCCTCACCGAGGCCACCGAGCGCATCATGGCGGCCATCACCGCTCTCCTCGAGGAGATCCGCGGCGAGAAGGCCCCCGCGGTCCGCTACGACATGCGCAAGGCCGCGCGAGCGCAGAAGGTCGGGCCCACCGCCGACGCCGCGCCTGCTGCTGACCCGACCGACGAGCTCGTCCCGGACGTCGCACCCGGCACCGCGACCCCTGACACCACGACCGAGGAAGACGCCCGATGA
- the rpmB gene encoding 50S ribosomal protein L28, whose protein sequence is MAANCEVCAKSPSFGHSISHSHVRTKRRWNPNIQRVRAIVNGAPKRLNVCTSCLKAGKVTRHI, encoded by the coding sequence GTGGCTGCCAACTGCGAAGTCTGCGCAAAGAGCCCGAGCTTCGGGCACAGCATCTCGCACTCGCACGTGCGCACGAAGCGCCGCTGGAACCCGAACATCCAGCGCGTTCGCGCAATCGTCAACGGTGCACCCAAGCGCCTCAACGTGTGCACCTCCTGCCTCAAGGCAGGCAAGGTCACGCGTCACATCTGA
- the murA gene encoding UDP-N-acetylglucosamine 1-carboxyvinyltransferase: MTDLLSVDGGNPLNGTITVRGAKNFVSKAMVASLLGEGPSELRNVPEIRDVKVVSGLLELHGVSVDYDVPAGVLRLDPSNVESAHVADIDAHAGSSRIPILFCGPLLHRLGEAFIPDLGGCRIGDRPINYHLDILRQFGAQVDKREQGIHLTAPNGLRGTKITLPYPSVGATEQLLLTAVRAEGITELSNAAIEPEIMDLINVLQKMGAIISVDTDRVIRIEGVSKLSGYRHTALGDRIEASSWASAALATQGDIFVKGATQPEMTAFLNTFRKVGGEFEVEDDGIRFFHPGGELRSIVLETDVHPGFMTDWQQPLVVALTQAKGLSIVHETVYENRFGFTDALRGMGANIQVYKECLGGRPCRFGQRNFYHSAVISGPTPLAAADIEVPDLRGGFSHLIAALAAKGTSKVRGITLIDRGYERFTEKLEALGAEFSRS, translated from the coding sequence ATGACAGATCTGCTCTCCGTCGACGGCGGCAACCCGCTGAACGGAACCATCACCGTCCGCGGTGCGAAGAACTTCGTCTCCAAGGCCATGGTCGCCTCGCTCCTCGGCGAAGGCCCCAGCGAGCTGCGCAACGTCCCCGAGATCCGCGACGTCAAGGTTGTCTCCGGTCTCCTCGAGCTCCACGGCGTCTCGGTCGACTACGACGTCCCGGCCGGTGTGCTCCGGCTCGACCCGAGCAACGTCGAGTCCGCCCACGTGGCCGACATCGACGCGCACGCCGGCTCGAGCCGCATCCCGATCCTCTTCTGCGGACCGCTGCTGCACCGCCTCGGTGAGGCCTTCATCCCCGACCTCGGCGGCTGCCGCATCGGCGACCGGCCGATCAACTACCACCTCGACATCCTGCGCCAGTTCGGCGCCCAGGTGGACAAGCGCGAGCAGGGCATCCACCTCACCGCCCCGAACGGCCTGCGCGGCACCAAGATCACGCTGCCGTACCCGAGCGTCGGCGCGACCGAGCAGCTGCTGCTCACCGCCGTGCGCGCCGAGGGCATCACCGAGCTGTCCAACGCGGCCATCGAGCCCGAGATCATGGACCTCATCAACGTCTTGCAGAAGATGGGCGCGATCATCTCGGTCGACACCGACCGCGTGATCCGGATCGAGGGCGTCTCCAAGCTGTCCGGGTACCGCCACACGGCGCTCGGCGACCGCATCGAGGCCTCCTCGTGGGCCTCCGCCGCGCTCGCCACCCAGGGCGACATCTTCGTCAAGGGCGCGACGCAGCCGGAGATGACCGCGTTCCTCAACACCTTCCGCAAGGTCGGCGGCGAGTTCGAGGTCGAGGACGACGGCATCCGGTTCTTCCACCCCGGTGGCGAGCTCCGGTCGATCGTCCTCGAGACCGACGTGCACCCCGGCTTCATGACGGACTGGCAGCAGCCGCTCGTCGTGGCGCTCACCCAGGCCAAGGGCCTGTCGATCGTCCACGAGACCGTCTACGAGAACCGCTTCGGGTTCACCGACGCGCTGCGCGGCATGGGTGCCAACATCCAGGTCTACAAGGAGTGCCTCGGCGGACGGCCCTGCCGTTTCGGCCAGCGGAACTTCTACCACTCCGCCGTGATCTCCGGCCCGACGCCGCTCGCCGCGGCCGACATCGAGGTCCCGGACCTGCGCGGAGGCTTCAGCCACCTCATCGCGGCCCTCGCCGCGAAGGGCACCTCGAAGGTCCGCGGCATCACGCTCATCGACCGCGGCTACGAGCGCTTCACCGAGAAGCTCGAGGCGCTCGGCGCGGAGTTCTCGCGCAGCTGA
- a CDS encoding D-alanine--D-alanine ligase family protein: MATVSESQPPTPASAPAPALRADASGDLPGEHRRPRVVLLFGGRSGEHVISCATAAGVMRAIDRDRYDVVPVGITRTGQWVLVEDDPDRWAITDGRLPEVDATGTEVLLPLAVGQTALRVLEAGALPRVLGDVDVVFPLLHGPFGEDGTLQGMLELADVRYVGAGVLASAVGMDKHFMKLVLAGQGLPVGPYTVVPPGEWDRDAEAVTARVAGLGLPVFVKPARAGSSLGISKVDDLADLPAAVAEARRHDPKVIVEAGIVGREIECAVLGGRRGERARASLPGEIQVTDTTHAFYDFEAKYLSEQSVELTCPADLSPELVAEVQDVAVRTFEAVSGEGLSRVDVFVTEAGEVVVNEINTMPGFTPFSMYPRMWDRSGLPYAELITELVELALERETGLR; the protein is encoded by the coding sequence ATGGCTACCGTCTCAGAATCCCAGCCCCCCACCCCTGCGTCCGCACCGGCGCCCGCTCTGCGCGCCGACGCCTCGGGCGACCTGCCGGGTGAGCACCGTCGTCCCCGCGTCGTGCTGCTGTTCGGCGGACGCTCCGGCGAGCACGTCATCTCGTGCGCCACGGCCGCCGGGGTCATGCGCGCCATCGACCGCGACCGCTACGACGTGGTGCCCGTGGGGATCACGCGCACCGGCCAGTGGGTGCTCGTCGAGGACGACCCCGACCGCTGGGCCATCACCGACGGGCGTCTCCCCGAGGTCGACGCGACCGGCACCGAGGTGCTGCTGCCGCTCGCCGTCGGCCAGACCGCGCTGCGCGTCCTCGAGGCCGGGGCGCTTCCGCGGGTCCTCGGCGACGTCGACGTCGTCTTCCCGCTGCTCCACGGGCCCTTCGGGGAGGACGGCACCCTCCAGGGGATGCTCGAGCTCGCCGACGTCCGCTACGTCGGCGCCGGCGTCCTCGCCTCGGCCGTGGGCATGGACAAGCACTTCATGAAGCTCGTGCTGGCCGGCCAGGGGCTGCCGGTGGGCCCGTACACGGTCGTCCCGCCGGGGGAGTGGGACCGCGACGCCGAGGCCGTGACCGCCCGCGTCGCCGGGCTCGGGCTGCCCGTGTTCGTCAAGCCCGCGCGCGCCGGCTCGAGCCTGGGCATCAGCAAGGTCGACGACCTCGCCGACCTGCCGGCCGCCGTCGCCGAGGCCCGTCGGCACGACCCGAAGGTGATCGTCGAGGCCGGCATCGTCGGCCGCGAGATCGAGTGCGCCGTGCTCGGCGGTCGCCGCGGCGAGCGCGCCCGCGCGTCCCTGCCTGGCGAGATCCAGGTGACCGACACCACCCACGCCTTCTACGACTTCGAGGCCAAGTACCTCAGCGAGCAGAGCGTCGAGCTCACCTGCCCCGCAGACCTCAGCCCCGAGCTGGTCGCCGAGGTGCAGGACGTCGCCGTGCGGACCTTCGAGGCCGTCTCGGGCGAGGGGCTCTCGCGCGTCGACGTGTTCGTCACGGAGGCGGGCGAGGTCGTCGTCAACGAGATCAACACGATGCCGGGCTTCACGCCCTTCTCGATGTACCCGCGCATGTGGGACCGCAGCGGCCTGCCGTACGCCGAGCTCATCACCGAGCTCGTCGAGCTCGCCCTCGAGCGCGAGACCGGTCTGCGCTGA
- a CDS encoding GNAT family N-acetyltransferase translates to MDHERDDLTIRPATAADASAIARIHVASWREAYAGIVPTQYLASLDVAAREAWWDDVVGRTASSTWVAELDQRTVGFAHLGPAGDEDAEPEDLELYAIYLDPETWGRGVARDLMRTVLDAAPESSAVSLWVLADNERARRFYKRHGFEPDGVEKIEEIGGKPLTEVRYRRR, encoded by the coding sequence ATGGACCACGAGCGTGACGACCTGACCATCCGTCCGGCCACGGCCGCCGACGCCTCGGCGATCGCGCGCATCCACGTCGCCTCGTGGCGCGAGGCCTACGCCGGCATCGTGCCGACCCAGTACCTCGCGAGCCTCGACGTCGCCGCCCGCGAGGCGTGGTGGGACGACGTCGTCGGACGGACGGCGAGCAGCACCTGGGTCGCAGAGCTCGACCAGCGCACCGTCGGCTTCGCCCACCTCGGCCCGGCCGGGGACGAGGACGCCGAGCCCGAGGACCTCGAGCTGTACGCGATCTACCTCGACCCCGAGACGTGGGGGCGGGGTGTCGCGCGCGACCTCATGCGGACCGTGCTCGACGCCGCGCCCGAGTCGTCGGCGGTGTCCCTGTGGGTGCTCGCCGACAACGAGCGTGCCCGCAGGTTCTACAAGCGGCACGGCTTCGAGCCGGACGGCGTCGAGAAGATCGAGGAGATCGGCGGGAAGCCGCTCACCGAGGTCCGCTACCGCCGCCGCTGA
- a CDS encoding DUF3515 family protein: protein MLTSLLHRPRRSARPVRSRVLRPVAAALALVAGAAALAACTPTIDVPAGVDAAEPVCAKVVLMLPDEVGGQDKVRASSQATAAWGEPGRAITLRCGVEPPAPTTQDCQSVDPGIAGLGTFDWITSQDDNGWTFTTYGREPAVAVQVPTELGGSQPTASLIDVARAVAEIPTTSHACR from the coding sequence GTGCTCACGAGTCTCCTCCACCGCCCGCGCAGGTCCGCCCGACCGGTGAGGTCACGCGTGCTGCGGCCCGTGGCGGCCGCCCTCGCGCTGGTCGCCGGGGCTGCCGCTCTCGCGGCCTGCACCCCGACCATCGACGTGCCCGCGGGCGTCGACGCCGCGGAGCCGGTCTGCGCGAAGGTCGTCCTCATGCTGCCCGACGAGGTCGGCGGGCAGGACAAGGTCCGGGCGTCGAGCCAGGCAACCGCCGCGTGGGGCGAGCCGGGCCGCGCGATCACGCTGCGCTGCGGCGTCGAGCCGCCCGCGCCGACCACGCAGGACTGCCAGTCCGTCGACCCGGGCATCGCGGGGCTGGGGACCTTCGACTGGATCACCAGCCAGGACGACAACGGCTGGACCTTCACCACCTACGGGCGCGAGCCCGCCGTCGCGGTCCAGGTGCCGACCGAGCTCGGCGGCAGCCAGCCGACGGCCTCGCTCATCGACGTGGCGCGGGCCGTCGCGGAGATCCCGACGACCTCGCACGCCTGCCGCTGA
- a CDS encoding thiamine-phosphate kinase yields MSASERVCDLAEEQLLARIFPLLPTTDATLVGPGDDAAVISAPDGRFVVSTDVLVQDRHFIRDWSTGYDVGWRAAVQNLADIAAMGARPTSLVVSLVLPRTEEVHWVLELARGLAEACAPHGAGVVGGDLSSGDAIVVAVTVHGDLEGGAPVLRSGARPGDVVAHAGVLGRSAAGLDLLSGAEETTAYPDLVAAYLRPDPPIGSGARARLAGATAMLDVSDGLLRDGGRIARASGVVLDLDPLGLSSPRDLAALSAAGRALDVDPVRWVLTGGEDHGLLATFPAGADLPPEFRVVGRVLEATAERGPAVTVQGVVPDGDEGWDHFAGRGSRA; encoded by the coding sequence GTGAGTGCTTCTGAGCGTGTCTGCGACCTGGCCGAGGAGCAGCTGCTCGCACGGATCTTCCCGCTGCTCCCCACGACCGACGCGACGCTCGTCGGTCCCGGCGACGACGCAGCGGTGATCTCGGCCCCGGACGGCAGGTTCGTGGTCTCGACCGACGTCCTGGTCCAGGACCGGCACTTCATCCGCGACTGGTCGACCGGCTACGACGTCGGCTGGCGCGCAGCCGTCCAGAACCTCGCCGACATCGCTGCCATGGGCGCCAGGCCCACCTCGCTCGTGGTGTCCCTCGTGCTGCCCCGCACCGAGGAGGTCCACTGGGTCCTCGAGCTCGCCCGCGGCCTCGCGGAGGCCTGCGCACCGCACGGCGCCGGTGTGGTCGGCGGGGACCTGTCGAGCGGCGACGCGATCGTCGTGGCCGTGACGGTCCACGGCGACCTCGAGGGCGGTGCGCCCGTGCTGCGCTCCGGCGCACGGCCGGGCGACGTCGTCGCCCACGCCGGTGTGCTGGGACGTTCCGCAGCGGGCCTCGACCTCCTCTCGGGTGCTGAGGAGACCACGGCGTACCCCGACCTCGTCGCCGCCTACCTGCGCCCCGACCCGCCGATCGGCTCGGGCGCGCGCGCCCGCCTGGCCGGGGCCACGGCCATGCTCGACGTGTCGGACGGGCTGCTGCGCGACGGAGGGCGGATCGCCCGGGCGAGCGGCGTGGTCCTCGACCTCGACCCGCTGGGCCTCTCGAGCCCGCGCGACCTCGCGGCGCTCTCGGCCGCCGGGAGGGCGCTCGACGTCGACCCGGTGCGCTGGGTGCTCACGGGCGGCGAGGACCACGGGCTGCTGGCGACCTTCCCGGCGGGGGCAGACCTGCCGCCGGAGTTCCGCGTGGTCGGTCGGGTGCTCGAGGCCACGGCAGAGCGTGGCCCGGCCGTCACGGTGCAGGGCGTCGTGCCCGACGGCGACGAGGGCTGGGACCACTTCGCCGGACGGGGCAGCCGGGCCTGA
- a CDS encoding NAD(P)H-dependent glycerol-3-phosphate dehydrogenase — MIAAVLGSGAWGTTFAQVLADAGCTVRLWGRNQDVALQITTEHVNGRYLPGIELPESVTATTDVAAALDGVDLVVVAIPSQSARATLEPLRDLVPAGAVAVSLMKGVELSTDRRMSEVVAESLAIDAGRVAVVSGPNLAGEIARRQPTATVVSSSDPQTAALVARACSSGYFRPYTNADVVGVELCGAVKNVIALAVGMAQGRGFGYNTTATVITRGLAEISRLGLALGADAETFPGLAGMGDLMATCASPSSRNHTLGKHVGQGMTLEDAITATGGTAEGVKSCRSVLELARSVGVEMPITEAVVGVLHGGLPVDDIARGLLARPQRSEGVRGDA, encoded by the coding sequence ATGATCGCCGCAGTCCTCGGCTCGGGTGCCTGGGGCACCACCTTCGCGCAGGTCCTCGCCGACGCCGGCTGCACCGTGCGGCTGTGGGGGCGCAACCAGGACGTGGCCCTCCAGATCACGACGGAGCACGTCAACGGCCGCTACCTCCCGGGGATCGAGCTGCCCGAGTCGGTGACCGCCACGACCGACGTGGCCGCAGCCCTCGACGGCGTCGACCTCGTGGTCGTGGCCATCCCGTCGCAGAGCGCCCGCGCGACCCTCGAGCCGCTGCGCGACCTCGTGCCCGCCGGCGCCGTGGCCGTCTCCCTCATGAAGGGCGTCGAGCTGAGCACCGACCGCCGCATGAGCGAGGTGGTCGCCGAGTCGCTCGCGATCGACGCCGGTCGCGTGGCCGTCGTCTCGGGGCCGAACCTCGCCGGCGAGATCGCCCGTCGCCAGCCGACCGCCACGGTCGTCTCGTCGAGCGACCCGCAGACGGCCGCGCTCGTCGCGAGGGCGTGCTCCTCCGGGTACTTCCGCCCGTACACGAACGCCGACGTGGTCGGCGTCGAGCTGTGCGGCGCCGTGAAGAACGTCATCGCCCTCGCCGTGGGCATGGCCCAGGGGCGCGGCTTCGGCTACAACACGACGGCCACGGTCATCACCCGCGGTCTGGCGGAGATCAGCCGGCTCGGGCTCGCGCTCGGCGCCGACGCCGAGACCTTCCCCGGGCTTGCCGGGATGGGCGACCTCATGGCCACCTGCGCGTCACCGTCCTCGCGCAACCACACGCTCGGCAAGCACGTGGGCCAGGGCATGACGCTCGAGGACGCGATCACCGCCACGGGCGGGACGGCCGAGGGCGTGAAGTCCTGCCGCTCGGTCCTCGAGCTCGCCCGTTCCGTCGGCGTCGAGATGCCCATCACCGAGGCCGTGGTCGGCGTGCTGCACGGCGGCCTGCCGGTCGACGACATCGCCCGCGGGCTCCTCGCCCGCCCGCAGCGCTCAGAGGGCGTCCGCGGGGACGCCTGA
- a CDS encoding trans-sulfuration enzyme family protein: protein MDDASTTPGTTAQHSPHGPASPALSPATVAVAAGRPPRVSGGPVNPPVVLSSTYVSAGVPSPDEKLYTRAGTETWEPFEDAIAQLEGASQSGVVFASGMAAIASVLAMVPDGGTVVVPRHAYQVTLGFVDDMAERHRVTVRRVDIADTEASVAAFAGADLVWVESPTNPMLEVADLPVLIDAAHRAGALVAVDNTFATPLVQRPLESGADLVVHSVTKYLAGHSDVVLGAVVTSSEHLERSVRAYRTLHGAIAGPWEVWLALRGLRTLALRVERAQANAAEIAHRLSGHPSVAEVRHPSLPDDPGHEVATRVMDGYGAIIGLRPVGGVEAADAVVDALALWVPATSLGGVESSLERRRRFTTESPTVPEDLLRMSVGIEDVEDLWADLDQALRRVTGA from the coding sequence ATGGACGACGCGTCGACGACCCCCGGGACCACCGCTCAGCACAGCCCTCACGGCCCGGCGTCGCCGGCGCTCTCCCCGGCGACCGTCGCGGTCGCCGCAGGGCGGCCGCCGCGGGTCTCGGGCGGCCCGGTGAACCCACCGGTGGTGCTCTCGTCGACCTACGTCTCGGCCGGTGTCCCCTCCCCCGACGAGAAGCTCTACACCCGCGCCGGGACCGAGACCTGGGAGCCCTTCGAGGACGCGATCGCCCAGCTCGAGGGGGCGTCCCAGAGCGGGGTCGTCTTCGCCTCCGGCATGGCGGCGATCGCCTCGGTCCTCGCGATGGTCCCCGACGGCGGCACCGTGGTGGTGCCGCGGCACGCCTACCAGGTCACCCTCGGGTTCGTCGACGACATGGCCGAGCGCCACCGGGTGACGGTCCGCCGGGTCGACATCGCGGACACCGAGGCCTCGGTCGCGGCCTTCGCCGGCGCCGACCTCGTGTGGGTCGAGTCACCCACCAACCCGATGCTCGAGGTCGCGGACCTCCCCGTCCTCATCGACGCGGCGCACCGCGCCGGCGCCCTCGTCGCGGTCGACAACACCTTCGCGACCCCGCTCGTGCAGCGCCCCCTGGAGTCCGGTGCGGACCTCGTGGTGCACTCGGTGACCAAGTACCTCGCCGGCCACTCCGACGTCGTCCTCGGGGCCGTCGTGACGAGCTCGGAGCACCTCGAGCGGTCGGTCCGCGCCTACCGCACGCTGCACGGCGCGATCGCCGGGCCGTGGGAGGTCTGGCTCGCGCTGCGCGGCCTGCGGACCCTCGCGCTGCGCGTCGAGCGCGCGCAGGCGAACGCCGCCGAGATCGCCCACCGGCTGTCCGGCCACCCGTCGGTCGCCGAGGTCCGGCACCCGTCGCTGCCCGACGACCCGGGGCACGAGGTCGCGACCCGCGTCATGGACGGGTACGGCGCGATCATCGGCCTGCGCCCCGTGGGCGGGGTCGAGGCGGCCGACGCGGTCGTCGACGCCCTCGCGCTGTGGGTCCCCGCCACGAGCCTCGGCGGGGTCGAGTCGAGCCTCGAGCGACGACGTCGCTTCACGACCGAGTCCCCCACGGTCCCCGAGGACCTGCTGCGCATGAGCGTCGGCATCGAGGACGTCGAGGACCTCTGGGCCGACCTCGACCAGGCGCTGCGGCGCGTCACAGGAGCCTGA